In the Thermodesulfovibrio yellowstonii DSM 11347 genome, one interval contains:
- the cas2 gene encoding CRISPR-associated endonuclease Cas2 has protein sequence MPYLIVTYDIAEERVNKVRKILKKYFMWVQNSVFEGEITEGKLLKCKLELEKVIDKEVDSVYFYSLENRLNYRKTVLGIEKEITGNIL, from the coding sequence ATGCCTTATTTAATCGTCACATATGACATTGCTGAAGAGAGAGTAAACAAGGTTCGCAAAATACTTAAGAAGTATTTCATGTGGGTGCAGAACTCTGTATTTGAGGGAGAGATAACAGAGGGAAAGCTTTTAAAATGTAAGCTTGAACTGGAAAAGGTCATAGACAAAGAAGTAGATTCAGTATACTTCTACAGCCTTGAAAACAGGCTAAATTACAGAAAAACCGTATTAGGCATCGAAAAAGAAATAACGGGTAATATTTTATAG
- the cas6 gene encoding CRISPR-associated endoribonuclease Cas6 has translation MRIKVIFYAPKLPILYRNRFMSLIKDSLEKSDSAYKEKLYPDKSQEITKVVKPFCFCVTIPASRQTKKEKIIIDKDFEIEDTVFYFLDTGYVSLIVSSSDYEFMVNLYNGLLENKSFQFSDELTFMLKRIFMLNEKKIENDSVTFKTLCPALIETKDGKPILPSDNVEDFNIEFNAIHDRIFKDIRGYGLKRALEFEPLSLKKQVVKHTLKGFREKTGKPYMTLTCFEGSFRLSGDPEDLRLLYQIGIGLRTGQGFGMVEVC, from the coding sequence ATGAGAATTAAAGTTATTTTTTATGCCCCCAAACTTCCCATACTTTATAGAAACAGATTTATGTCTCTGATAAAAGATTCTCTGGAAAAATCTGATAGTGCTTATAAAGAAAAACTTTATCCAGATAAAAGCCAAGAAATAACTAAAGTGGTAAAGCCATTTTGCTTCTGTGTAACCATACCTGCATCAAGACAGACTAAAAAAGAAAAAATAATCATAGACAAAGATTTTGAGATAGAAGATACGGTTTTTTATTTTTTAGACACAGGCTATGTATCTCTCATAGTTAGTTCTTCTGATTATGAGTTTATGGTTAATCTTTATAATGGACTTCTTGAGAATAAATCCTTTCAATTTAGTGATGAGCTAACATTCATGCTAAAAAGGATATTTATGCTTAATGAGAAAAAAATTGAAAATGATAGCGTTACTTTTAAAACACTCTGTCCAGCTTTGATTGAAACCAAAGATGGAAAACCAATTTTGCCCTCTGATAATGTGGAGGACTTTAATATTGAGTTTAATGCAATACATGATAGAATTTTCAAGGACATAAGAGGATACGGACTGAAGAGAGCACTTGAATTTGAGCCTTTGAGTCTTAAAAAACAGGTGGTTAAACATACATTGAAAGGCTTTAGAGAAAAGACTGGTAAACCCTACATGACGCTAACCTGTTTTGAAGGCTCTTTCAGACTGAGCGGAGACCCTGAGGATTTAAGATTGCTTTATCAGATAGGGATTGGCTTAAGGACAGGACAGGGCTTTGGCATGGTAGAGGTGTGTTAA
- the cas7i gene encoding type I-B CRISPR-associated protein Cas7/Cst2/DevR has translation MIAQKYLHLAVIFKASNLNYGEGVGNILTLKKVTTEGKNYSYISRQALRYDVVRMLNELCGYRLTDVDRQAGVIQFAEHATIKDFPEIDFFGYMKTTTSNKIRKAVVRLTDAVSLEPFYNELEFATNKGLADRIPNNVGNDIFQAEIHRSYYCYTLTCNLEEIGVDPIYEIVLDNTERSNRVKCLLNVIKLLNRDIRGKRENLSPLFVIGGLYDVGNPFFYNRIKLSFTKDKIMLNEKLINSTLAIKTFENTVGQQSMLGYIDGEFSNIDDIDIKDKFPIEDFFTKLNEKIDNFYNGLK, from the coding sequence ATGATAGCCCAAAAATATTTACATCTGGCAGTAATCTTTAAAGCATCAAATTTAAACTATGGCGAGGGTGTTGGGAATATTCTTACACTAAAAAAAGTTACTACTGAGGGGAAAAACTATTCTTACATAAGCAGGCAGGCGCTGAGATATGACGTTGTGAGAATGCTTAATGAGCTTTGCGGTTATAGACTTACTGATGTTGATAGGCAAGCTGGTGTTATCCAATTTGCCGAACATGCTACTATCAAAGATTTTCCCGAGATAGATTTCTTTGGTTATATGAAAACTACAACTTCTAACAAGATTAGAAAAGCTGTAGTGAGACTCACCGATGCTGTAAGCCTTGAACCATTCTATAATGAACTTGAATTTGCAACCAATAAAGGACTTGCAGATAGAATTCCAAACAATGTAGGTAATGACATTTTTCAGGCTGAAATTCATCGTTCATATTATTGTTACACTTTAACCTGCAATCTTGAGGAGATAGGTGTTGATCCTATATATGAAATTGTTCTTGATAATACAGAGAGATCAAATAGAGTAAAATGTCTGTTGAATGTTATTAAGCTACTTAACAGAGACATAAGAGGTAAAAGAGAAAACCTTTCTCCTTTATTTGTAATAGGTGGATTATATGATGTTGGTAATCCATTCTTTTACAACAGAATAAAGCTTTCTTTTACCAAAGATAAGATTATGCTTAATGAAAAATTAATAAACAGCACTCTTGCTATTAAAACCTTTGAAAATACTGTTGGACAACAGAGTATGTTAGGTTATATTGATGGAGAATTTTCAAATATAGATGACATAGACATTAAAGATAAGTTTCCAATAGAAGATTTTTTCACTAAACTTAATGAAAAAATTGATAATTTTTATAATGGCTTGAAATGA
- the cas1b gene encoding type I-B CRISPR-associated endonuclease Cas1b has protein sequence MRNYYIFSNGRIRRKENTIYIENEQGDRKAIPIEDVDTIHIFGEVDLNTKLLNFICQQGKTVHFYNYYGFYSGSLMPRERNVSGHIVVKQVEHFLDPERRFYLAYSFVEGAIFHMVRNLREYKNTDEFQEKIKKELSNAVETTKISELMGCEGRARDFYYEAFNTFLKSDFSMGKREKRPPRNPINALISFANSMIYTTVLNEIYHTQLNPTVSYLHEPSERRYSLSLDIAEIFKPLLADAIIFKLINNNMIKLDDFEEDVNYCYLNESGRKKFIREFDQKLSTTIKHRKLKRNVSYRTIIRIECYKLIKHFIGDEVYAPFKAWW, from the coding sequence ATGAGAAACTATTACATATTCTCAAATGGAAGAATCAGGCGGAAGGAAAATACAATATACATAGAAAATGAACAAGGAGACAGGAAAGCCATTCCTATTGAGGATGTTGATACAATACATATTTTTGGTGAAGTTGACCTAAATACCAAGCTACTTAATTTCATATGCCAACAAGGAAAGACTGTTCACTTTTACAACTACTACGGATTTTACTCAGGTAGCCTTATGCCAAGAGAAAGAAATGTCTCAGGACATATTGTGGTAAAACAGGTTGAGCATTTTCTTGACCCTGAGCGAAGATTTTATCTTGCCTATTCCTTTGTAGAGGGTGCGATATTTCATATGGTCAGGAATCTCAGAGAATACAAAAACACTGATGAATTTCAGGAGAAAATCAAGAAAGAATTGAGTAATGCAGTTGAGACAACAAAGATAAGCGAGCTTATGGGATGTGAAGGAAGAGCAAGGGATTTTTATTACGAGGCATTTAATACCTTTTTAAAATCAGATTTCTCAATGGGAAAAAGAGAAAAAAGACCTCCAAGGAATCCAATTAATGCTCTTATTTCTTTTGCAAACAGCATGATTTACACCACTGTGCTTAATGAAATATATCACACCCAGCTTAATCCGACAGTGAGCTACCTGCATGAACCAAGCGAAAGAAGATACTCTCTAAGTCTTGACATTGCCGAGATTTTTAAGCCTCTTTTAGCTGATGCAATCATTTTCAAACTTATAAACAACAACATGATAAAGCTGGATGACTTTGAAGAAGATGTTAACTATTGTTATTTAAACGAAAGTGGTAGAAAAAAATTTATCAGAGAGTTTGACCAGAAATTAAGCACAACAATAAAACATAGGAAGCTTAAAAGAAATGTCTCCTACAGGACGATAATCAGAATTGAATGTTACAAACTCATAAAACATTTCATTGGAGATGAAGTGTATGCTCCTTTTAAGGCTTGGTGGTGA
- the cas8a1 gene encoding type I-B CRISPR-associated protein Cas8b1/Cst1, with the protein MVNDSIKLYPSTVKHKIYMRDWYFNAGIVGFLNIITDGKELDSIPYLTIGENYIEFSDEIFEGFEEKFSKYAFLKFFNVNAYLQRLQKAQKDLTEKKTKIKPEQIRKKLEEIEKPPYKDFLKLLNIPVWEYKSAEDFIDNLEKAQSKLKNLSKNQIFEILNKTPEGKESIQIFINQKLKGVCSHENVSEYVSRIKAMKYSKKLKNNELCPSCQEKKAEYEFNNAVSNIIGFNKDNSNWIWGFKVSKLQICPLCAIIYSCAFASFAYVLKIAEGEYLNYFYFPNENTNLKTLYEIVKTFNLLIDNIEENSNLLYVMIKQIVDYITKKQINRISENINFIEIADNPILAGQGTKGYNIYNYNISPDIAMFLDLQFKNESVPKGYYVLNKNYCSIEEELLKLAISYQIDYSTLYRYFAYYLDTDNYSTKYNLNKVMNFVIKYIQWVRGESMEKSQKIINKGYLSGLSLRNELIKKGKENQINGLVYGFLNDLKIGDREKFLDKYLRIVMSHNQPNRFGKDEMLDDDYFLQFGYSFVSGLISKSGIENNTGTNDIEEE; encoded by the coding sequence ATGGTGAATGATAGTATAAAACTCTATCCATCAACAGTTAAACATAAAATCTACATGAGAGATTGGTATTTCAATGCTGGGATAGTAGGATTTCTTAATATAATCACAGATGGGAAGGAATTAGATAGTATTCCATATCTAACAATTGGTGAGAATTATATTGAATTTAGTGATGAAATTTTTGAAGGTTTTGAGGAGAAATTTAGCAAATATGCTTTTTTGAAATTTTTTAATGTTAATGCTTATCTTCAGCGTTTACAAAAAGCTCAAAAAGATTTAACTGAAAAAAAGACAAAAATCAAACCTGAACAGATAAGAAAAAAACTTGAAGAGATTGAAAAACCCCCATATAAGGATTTTTTGAAATTATTGAATATACCGGTTTGGGAGTATAAGTCCGCTGAAGATTTTATAGACAATCTTGAAAAAGCTCAGTCTAAGTTAAAAAATCTCTCTAAAAATCAAATTTTTGAGATTCTAAACAAAACCCCTGAAGGCAAGGAGTCAATACAAATTTTTATCAATCAGAAATTGAAAGGTGTATGTTCTCATGAAAATGTTTCAGAATATGTAAGCAGGATAAAAGCTATGAAATACTCAAAGAAATTAAAGAATAATGAACTATGTCCATCCTGTCAAGAAAAAAAGGCAGAATACGAATTTAACAATGCTGTATCTAATATCATTGGATTCAACAAAGATAACTCAAACTGGATATGGGGATTTAAGGTTTCAAAACTTCAAATATGTCCTTTATGTGCTATTATTTACAGTTGCGCTTTTGCCTCCTTTGCTTATGTTTTAAAAATAGCCGAAGGAGAATATCTGAATTATTTTTATTTCCCCAATGAGAACACAAATTTAAAAACACTTTATGAAATAGTTAAAACATTTAATCTTTTAATTGACAACATTGAAGAAAACAGCAATCTTCTCTATGTAATGATAAAGCAAATAGTGGATTATATAACAAAGAAACAGATAAATCGTATCTCAGAAAATATTAATTTTATTGAAATTGCTGACAATCCCATTCTTGCAGGTCAAGGGACTAAAGGATACAATATTTACAACTACAATATTAGCCCTGATATAGCTATGTTTCTTGATTTGCAGTTTAAAAATGAAAGTGTTCCGAAAGGTTATTATGTCCTAAATAAAAATTACTGTAGTATTGAAGAGGAACTTTTGAAACTTGCCATTAGTTATCAGATTGATTACTCAACTCTCTACAGATATTTTGCATACTATTTAGACACTGATAATTACTCAACTAAATATAACTTGAATAAAGTTATGAATTTTGTAATTAAATATATCCAATGGGTAAGAGGTGAAAGCATGGAGAAAAGTCAAAAAATAATTAACAAAGGCTACCTTAGTGGACTTAGCCTTCGCAATGAACTTATAAAAAAGGGTAAAGAAAATCAGATTAACGGATTAGTTTATGGTTTTTTGAATGACTTAAAAATAGGTGACAGAGAAAAATTTCTTGACAAGTATCTGAGGATAGTAATGTCTCATAATCAACCAAATCGTTTTGGTAAGGATGAAATGCTTGATGATGATTATTTCTTGCAGTTTGGTTACTCATTTGTTAGTGGTTTAATTAGTAAAAGTGGCATAGAGAATAATACTGGAACAAATGATATAGAGGAGGAGTAA
- the cas5 gene encoding CRISPR-associated protein Cas5 — protein sequence MKAVRIKLYQNMVNYRKELSYGYVQTYPLPTPSMVKGMAHSLLNLNKYHNLKISIQGNYASVVTNMQKVYKFDRVRDDKKREFIDPRPRIYAGGQRVLNQGIMFVDEIVDMELILHISFDDEGLNDKLLEALKQKTVILGRNEDIARVDFEDTSLVDILSFSDEYRLPYNIYLAPELCKKEQLEGTCYRLPFYYEPVNSFTDKRIFRYVNAIYIAKGNKIQYSEINVDSDRYIVSFLSI from the coding sequence ATGAAAGCTGTTAGAATCAAACTCTATCAGAATATGGTTAATTACAGAAAGGAGTTGAGCTATGGCTATGTGCAGACTTATCCACTTCCAACTCCTTCAATGGTAAAAGGTATGGCTCATAGTCTTTTAAACCTAAACAAATACCACAATCTAAAAATATCCATACAGGGTAACTATGCCTCTGTAGTAACAAATATGCAGAAGGTATACAAATTTGATAGAGTCAGAGATGATAAAAAAAGGGAATTTATAGACCCTCGCCCACGGATTTATGCTGGCGGGCAAAGGGTATTAAACCAAGGCATAATGTTTGTTGACGAAATAGTTGATATGGAACTTATTCTTCATATATCCTTTGATGATGAAGGGTTGAATGACAAACTTCTTGAGGCATTAAAGCAGAAAACTGTTATTCTCGGCAGAAATGAAGATATTGCAAGAGTGGATTTTGAAGATACAAGTCTTGTTGACATTTTATCATTCAGTGATGAATACAGGCTTCCATACAATATATATCTTGCACCTGAGCTTTGTAAAAAAGAGCAATTGGAGGGGACATGTTATAGATTGCCTTTTTATTATGAGCCTGTAAATTCATTCACAGATAAAAGAATTTTTAGGTATGTTAACGCAATCTACATTGCAAAGGGCAATAAAATTCAATATTCAGAAATTAATGTTGACAGTGATAGGTATATAGTAAGTTTTTTGTCAATATAA
- the trkA gene encoding Trk system potassium transporter TrkA yields the protein MRVIIVGAGEVGYQIAKFLTYEGVDVVIIDRDGSKLRRISEELDIATIEAEGSDPSAFKEAGADNADLLLAVTNSDETNMIACLLGKAMFNIKRKIARIRNPDYFFNKELLGKANLDIDPAINPELEAAEAVSRLIESPFASEIIEFEKGKIKVIGFKIPQDSPITGKKLKSIKTFLKKDFIIGIIERDENVIVPSGEDILNEGNIVYIPVRKEEVEEVAQSLGVPAKPAKKIMILGGGRIGYYIASKMENRADIKIIEKDPERCKFLSKHLGKSLVLHGDGADKQLLLEENISNMDTYIACSNNDELNIMASLLAKKLGAKKVIALVNRTDYVPLAHNLGIQSVLSPRLITAGIILRYVRKGEVLSLTAIAENKAEIIEVVVNKTSSLIGKTLKEGIFPKNSILGAIIRDDRIIIPSGEDFIKEKDKLIIFALKDSIKEVEKLLT from the coding sequence ATGAGAGTAATAATTGTTGGTGCTGGTGAGGTCGGATATCAAATTGCAAAGTTTCTTACCTATGAAGGGGTTGATGTTGTAATTATTGATAGAGATGGGAGCAAGCTTAGAAGAATTTCAGAAGAGCTTGATATTGCTACAATAGAGGCAGAAGGAAGCGACCCTTCCGCTTTTAAAGAAGCAGGTGCAGATAACGCCGACCTTTTACTTGCAGTAACAAACAGTGATGAAACGAATATGATTGCCTGCCTTCTTGGCAAGGCAATGTTCAATATAAAGCGAAAAATTGCAAGGATACGAAATCCCGACTACTTTTTTAATAAAGAACTGCTTGGTAAAGCCAATCTTGATATTGACCCTGCTATTAATCCTGAACTTGAAGCTGCAGAAGCGGTATCAAGGCTTATTGAAAGCCCTTTTGCGAGTGAAATAATAGAATTTGAAAAGGGAAAGATAAAGGTTATAGGGTTTAAAATTCCTCAAGATAGTCCAATTACAGGAAAAAAATTAAAATCTATCAAAACATTTTTAAAAAAGGATTTTATCATAGGAATAATAGAAAGGGATGAAAATGTTATAGTGCCTTCTGGAGAAGATATTTTAAATGAAGGGAATATAGTTTACATACCTGTAAGAAAAGAAGAAGTTGAGGAGGTTGCTCAAAGTCTTGGAGTACCTGCGAAACCTGCAAAAAAGATTATGATTCTTGGTGGAGGAAGAATTGGATACTATATAGCAAGCAAAATGGAAAACAGGGCAGATATTAAAATAATAGAAAAGGACCCTGAAAGATGTAAATTTTTAAGCAAACATCTTGGTAAATCATTGGTTCTTCATGGAGATGGAGCAGATAAGCAGCTTCTGTTAGAAGAAAATATAAGCAATATGGATACATATATTGCATGTTCTAACAATGATGAACTAAATATCATGGCATCTTTACTTGCAAAAAAACTCGGAGCAAAAAAAGTTATAGCTCTTGTAAATAGAACAGACTACGTGCCTCTTGCACACAACCTGGGAATTCAATCTGTTTTAAGTCCAAGATTAATTACAGCAGGCATTATTCTCAGATATGTAAGAAAGGGAGAAGTATTATCTCTTACAGCTATTGCCGAAAATAAGGCTGAAATAATAGAAGTGGTTGTTAATAAAACTTCATCTCTAATAGGAAAAACATTGAAAGAAGGAATTTTTCCAAAAAATTCTATACTTGGAGCAATCATCAGAGATGACCGTATCATAATCCCTTCAGGTGAAGATTTTATAAAAGAAAAAGATAAATTAATTATCTTTGCCCTTAAAGATTCAATAAAGGAAGTTGAAAAACTTCTCACATGA
- a CDS encoding CRISPR-associated helicase/endonuclease Cas3 yields the protein MPVFAKSNPPETIEEHNKKIFENYERIKPFLDPEKIKKYDEVIKKIIYYHDLGKLNHKFQNKLGLSKKVIIPELKDIDEIPHEWLSLAFLSREDKRYFHTLSTDTIHFADLVQYCIAFHHTRTKPFDKKALEKTICHDLEKNKGLLGINHSLNFDYDIFKDIKQKIDSQKNFKNYFELLVFLKGILHKCDYTASANIEPESHYSGNYEKDFNNWLSKKGWHLKPFQNEAKRLSDKSVVLVASTGTGKTEYSMNWINGQKAFYLLGIRTAVNEMYRRFKDIFGENVSLLHGEISNIIEDDDTEERYVERIETARKLSTPLTVATADQLVTSVFKYNGFEMTYLTASYSKIVLDEIQSFSPDSIAAIMVFLKEVHRLGSKFLIMTATLPPFIKEELKELQNVEFPEPVLLPNKRHFITVYDEPIDSERSLKMIDKNFKSGKKILIVCNTVKKAQQMYDMLKNFNPSLLHSRYILKDRKNKESRDHGIMAVNNPKHPPVIWIATQVVEASLDLDFDALFTECSPIDSLLQRFGRCWRKREYTDNKPNIHIFKAEDNRIYDKELLDRTYSLIFNNYKNKIMDERDKQDAIFTIFKDIEKTKYYEKYKRNKELLELGFKAQSKTEAEAFFRNIAFNYCVIPRLVYEENEKEIRNLIELIDNKDTEKMQRIKAKAKIKDFIIPLQIFGNFKNLTPVPDSEYCKRNNIMIMNEVTYSYEKGLQLKDTAGEGVLID from the coding sequence ATGCCTGTATTTGCTAAATCAAATCCTCCTGAAACTATTGAAGAACACAACAAAAAAATATTTGAAAATTATGAGAGAATAAAACCATTTCTTGATCCAGAAAAAATCAAAAAATATGATGAAGTAATCAAAAAAATTATTTATTATCATGACCTTGGCAAGTTAAATCATAAATTTCAGAATAAGCTTGGATTATCTAAAAAAGTAATAATACCAGAACTAAAAGATATTGATGAAATACCTCATGAATGGTTATCCTTAGCCTTCCTCTCAAGAGAAGACAAAAGATATTTTCATACTTTGAGTACTGATACCATCCATTTTGCTGACCTTGTTCAATACTGCATCGCATTTCATCATACAAGGACAAAGCCTTTTGATAAGAAAGCCTTAGAGAAAACTATTTGTCATGATCTTGAAAAAAATAAAGGATTATTAGGGATAAACCATTCTTTAAATTTTGACTATGACATATTTAAAGATATAAAACAGAAAATTGATTCACAAAAAAATTTTAAGAATTATTTTGAACTGCTTGTTTTTCTTAAAGGCATACTGCATAAATGTGATTATACTGCTTCTGCTAATATTGAGCCTGAAAGTCACTATTCAGGCAATTATGAAAAAGATTTCAATAATTGGTTATCTAAAAAAGGATGGCATCTTAAACCTTTTCAAAATGAGGCAAAAAGACTATCAGATAAGAGCGTAGTTCTTGTAGCTTCCACAGGTACGGGAAAAACCGAATATTCAATGAACTGGATAAATGGACAAAAGGCATTTTATCTTTTGGGCATTAGAACTGCGGTTAATGAAATGTATAGAAGATTTAAAGATATATTCGGTGAGAATGTATCTCTATTACATGGTGAAATTAGTAATATAATTGAGGATGATGATACAGAGGAAAGATATGTTGAAAGAATTGAAACTGCAAGAAAACTTTCTACTCCCCTGACTGTAGCAACTGCTGACCAACTTGTAACATCAGTTTTCAAATATAATGGATTTGAAATGACATATCTTACTGCTTCCTATTCAAAGATTGTGCTTGATGAGATACAGAGCTTTTCTCCAGACTCTATTGCGGCAATAATGGTTTTTCTAAAGGAAGTTCATAGGCTTGGTAGTAAATTTCTTATTATGACAGCAACACTCCCACCTTTTATTAAAGAAGAATTAAAGGAGTTGCAGAATGTGGAATTTCCTGAGCCTGTATTGTTGCCAAATAAGCGACATTTTATTACCGTTTATGATGAACCAATTGACAGCGAACGGTCATTGAAGATGATTGATAAAAACTTCAAATCAGGCAAAAAAATACTGATTGTCTGTAACACTGTAAAAAAAGCACAGCAAATGTATGATATGCTAAAAAATTTTAATCCATCACTGCTACACTCAAGATACATACTGAAAGATAGAAAAAATAAAGAAAGCAGAGACCACGGAATAATGGCTGTCAATAACCCTAAACATCCACCTGTAATCTGGATAGCTACTCAGGTGGTAGAAGCGAGCCTTGATTTAGATTTTGATGCATTGTTTACAGAATGCTCCCCCATAGATAGTCTTTTACAGAGATTTGGAAGATGCTGGAGAAAAAGAGAATATACAGATAATAAGCCCAATATTCACATTTTTAAAGCTGAAGACAATAGGATTTATGATAAAGAACTTCTTGACAGAACTTATTCTCTAATTTTTAATAATTACAAGAATAAAATCATGGATGAGAGAGATAAGCAAGATGCGATATTCACAATTTTTAAAGATATTGAGAAGACAAAATATTATGAAAAATACAAGCGAAATAAAGAATTGCTTGAATTAGGTTTTAAGGCTCAATCAAAGACCGAAGCTGAAGCCTTTTTTAGAAACATAGCTTTCAATTATTGCGTTATTCCTCGTCTTGTTTATGAAGAAAATGAGAAGGAAATAAGGAATTTGATAGAACTTATAGACAATAAAGATACAGAAAAAATGCAACGTATTAAGGCTAAAGCTAAGATAAAAGATTTTATAATTCCTCTTCAGATATTTGGAAATTTCAAAAATTTAACCCCTGTGCCTGATTCTGAATATTGCAAAAGAAACAATATAATGATAATGAACGAAGTTACCTACTCTTATGAGAAAGGTTTACAATTAAAGGATACAGCTGGAGAAGGAGTACTTATAGACTAA
- the cas4 gene encoding CRISPR-associated protein Cas4 yields METLRQEFDFQTLRTNGIKVNYLYVCERKLWFFDRGIQMESKSDKVLMGKLLSEYSYPAEEKRELLIDNLINIDIVGDDQIREVKYSNRLAHADRIQLLYYLYYLKQIGIEKKGIINYPKMRKREEITLTPEAEREVEEALVRVREIVSMEKPPELKKKPYCTKCAYFEFCWS; encoded by the coding sequence ATGGAAACATTAAGACAGGAATTTGACTTTCAGACTCTCAGGACAAACGGGATAAAGGTCAACTACCTCTATGTCTGCGAGCGGAAGCTCTGGTTTTTTGACAGAGGAATTCAAATGGAGTCAAAATCTGATAAAGTCCTTATGGGAAAGCTTCTTTCAGAGTATTCCTATCCTGCAGAAGAAAAACGGGAATTACTCATTGATAACCTGATAAACATTGATATCGTAGGCGATGACCAGATAAGAGAAGTGAAATACAGTAATCGCCTTGCCCATGCAGATAGAATTCAACTTTTGTATTATCTTTACTATCTAAAGCAGATTGGAATTGAAAAAAAGGGTATCATAAACTATCCAAAAATGCGTAAAAGAGAGGAAATTACTCTTACACCTGAAGCGGAGAGGGAGGTTGAGGAGGCTTTAGTTAGAGTAAGGGAAATTGTGAGCATGGAAAAACCACCTGAATTAAAGAAAAAACCTTATTGCACAAAGTGTGCTTATTTTGAGTTTTGCTGGAGTTGA
- a CDS encoding ATP-binding protein gives MLFHRIISSKLSTAMRYFPAVFLTGARQVGKSTLALSMFKNYVTLDDTTVYESALADPPLFVSNLKKPVVIDEIQKLPRLLNSIKLDIDKNRINGSYLLTGSANILAFKDISDTLAGRMAIIELFPLSCKEISKKTENVIEILFNANFKDFTLPLIETDLIIEQVIKGGYPEIQKIDTVTGRYLWFSSYIRTYIERDVRDLGELRNLDKFIKMFNLLAPRSANLLNKSDIARDAQLEIKTLENYLNLLKMVYQIYILAPYSRNISKRIIKTGKLFFTDSGILSHLLGVSTKEDLMQSPYKGLIFETFVFSEILKATKYSDKPAELFFYRTHDRQEIDFVIEQGRSIIAIEVKFSKTVTRDDFKYIASLDKAVRNLKAGYVLYMGERILPFGEKFFALPVSILF, from the coding sequence ATGCTTTTTCATAGGATTATTTCATCAAAGCTATCCACTGCAATGAGGTATTTTCCTGCTGTTTTTCTTACAGGTGCAAGGCAGGTTGGCAAATCAACTCTTGCACTGTCTATGTTTAAAAACTATGTAACCCTTGATGATACAACCGTGTATGAATCCGCTTTAGCAGACCCTCCGCTTTTCGTCAGTAATCTAAAAAAACCTGTTGTCATTGACGAAATACAAAAATTGCCAAGACTTTTAAATTCAATAAAGCTTGACATAGATAAAAACAGAATTAATGGGAGTTACCTGTTAACAGGTTCTGCTAATATATTGGCATTTAAAGACATATCGGACACGCTTGCAGGAAGAATGGCAATTATTGAGCTTTTTCCTTTAAGTTGTAAGGAGATTTCTAAAAAGACGGAAAATGTGATTGAAATACTCTTTAATGCCAATTTTAAAGATTTCACTTTACCATTAATAGAGACTGATTTAATTATTGAACAGGTCATCAAGGGTGGATATCCCGAGATTCAAAAGATAGACACAGTAACTGGAAGATATTTATGGTTTAGTTCATATATACGGACATACATTGAAAGAGATGTTAGAGACTTGGGAGAGTTGAGAAATCTTGATAAGTTTATAAAAATGTTTAATTTGCTTGCGCCAAGGTCTGCCAATTTGCTTAATAAATCAGATATTGCTCGTGATGCTCAATTAGAAATTAAAACCCTTGAGAACTATCTTAATTTATTGAAAATGGTCTATCAAATTTACATTTTAGCACCTTACAGCAGAAACATAAGCAAACGAATAATCAAGACAGGGAAACTATTTTTCACAGACAGTGGCATATTATCTCATTTGCTTGGAGTATCAACAAAAGAAGACCTCATGCAGTCTCCCTACAAAGGCTTAATTTTTGAGACATTTGTATTTTCTGAAATTCTTAAGGCCACAAAGTATTCAGATAAACCTGCTGAGCTTTTCTTTTACAGAACCCATGACAGGCAGGAAATTGATTTTGTTATTGAGCAGGGCAGAAGCATTATTGCCATTGAGGTAAAATTTTCAAAAACTGTAACGCGGGATGACTTTAAATATATTGCTTCTTTAGATAAAGCCGTCCGTAATCTTAAAGCGGGATATGTTTTATACATGGGAGAAAGGATTCTTCCTTTTGGAGAGAAGTTTTTTGCTTTACCAGTTAGTATACTTTTTTAA